In Luteitalea sp. TBR-22, one genomic interval encodes:
- a CDS encoding DUF481 domain-containing protein, protein MRGLIRFVCGVVACLLVVASRADAGPKLDYVVFENGDGIVCEIKGLSRGRLSVNTDAFDTIKVYWSRVTRIGSGRPLQIEMAGGQRYFATIVAVGERRAGLIRPGADRLDVALGDIVRITPVEAGIWHQFDGSIDLGFSFAKANRETRYTLNASNTFRNTRYESRMSLNGQTTLRDDADRVQRLSASLNGNRFIGPRWSALALGQYQANDELDLEGRTVLGGGIGRYLAQSNSTMLQAYGGVGWTRERFTGQPGTDRPEAVLGANFDWFSPRDKSVDLTSSVITYYALNSDRRTRLETQSAVRFEFWGDFYASVNGYTSYDTHPPSGREKVDGGISVSLGWSY, encoded by the coding sequence GTGCGCGGCCTGATCCGGTTCGTCTGCGGCGTCGTGGCGTGTCTGCTCGTCGTCGCCTCGAGGGCCGACGCGGGGCCGAAGCTGGATTACGTCGTCTTCGAGAACGGCGACGGCATCGTGTGCGAGATCAAGGGCCTCTCGCGTGGCCGCCTGAGTGTCAACACCGACGCGTTCGACACGATCAAGGTCTACTGGAGCCGGGTCACGCGGATTGGCAGCGGACGACCACTGCAGATCGAGATGGCGGGCGGGCAGCGGTACTTCGCCACCATCGTGGCGGTCGGCGAACGTCGTGCCGGGCTGATCCGGCCGGGCGCCGACCGGCTCGACGTCGCGCTCGGCGACATCGTCCGGATCACGCCGGTGGAGGCGGGAATCTGGCACCAGTTCGATGGTTCGATCGACCTCGGGTTCAGCTTCGCCAAGGCCAATCGTGAGACGCGCTACACGCTCAACGCGAGCAACACCTTCCGGAACACGCGGTACGAGAGCCGGATGTCGCTCAACGGCCAGACCACGCTGCGCGACGACGCCGACCGGGTGCAGCGGCTGTCGGCGTCCCTCAACGGCAACCGGTTCATCGGGCCTCGCTGGTCGGCGCTGGCCCTGGGCCAGTACCAGGCCAACGATGAACTCGACCTCGAAGGACGCACGGTGCTGGGCGGCGGCATCGGCCGGTACCTGGCCCAGTCCAACAGCACCATGCTGCAGGCCTACGGGGGCGTCGGCTGGACCCGCGAACGGTTCACCGGCCAGCCCGGCACGGACCGGCCCGAAGCCGTGCTCGGCGCGAACTTCGACTGGTTCAGCCCGCGCGACAAGAGCGTCGACCTCACGTCATCGGTGATCACCTACTACGCGCTGAACAGCGATCGACGCACGCGCCTCGAGACCCAGAGCGCGGTCCGCTTCGAGTTCTGGGGCGATTTCTACGCGAGCGTGAACGGCTACACCAGCTACGACACGCACCCGCCTTCCGGACGCGAGAAGGTGGACGGCGGCATCAGCGTCTCGCTCGGCTGGTCGTACTAG
- a CDS encoding tetratricopeptide repeat protein has product MPDSARLMSRIRGAFVGAALVAVLTATGCSSSREPASVAGGGTAPAMLAASATYVGRGRCVTCHQEENARYQGSHHDLAMQEATPATVLGDFSDATFSYAGTVSRFTTRDGKYIVTTDGPDGRVRDFEVAYVFGVYPLQQYLIGFPDGRYQALSIAWDARPKAQGGQRWYHLYPDEKVTHTDVLHWTRFSQNWNAQCATCHSTNLRKAYDRATDTYKTTWSELDVSCESCHGPASAHVAWAERHGPGKADPSLSATDLGLTVSLRERRGATWTMQGTRGIAARTPAPGATRAEVEICAPCHARRAERVDAHVPGQPLLMSYRPTFLSAGLYRPDGQMEDEVYNYGSFLQSRMHAAGVTCSDCHDPHSLKQKGEGNGVCAQCHLPTTFDVRSHHGHEPGTPGASCVACHMPTVTYMGVDARHDHSFRVPRPDFSERFGTPDTCTSCHKGKTPAWAAAALDRWRTPAWRQRPHFAPAFAAAAQGRVDAAGPLRAIASDATQPAITRATALEWLSATAPEQAEQALDALARDPQPLVRLSVAQGLSRLEPAARARVGGALLEDPMRVIRLDAASALAGEPAQWLPAGQRAALERAMADLRTSEVFNGDRPESYVNLALMEERRGNVAGAIAEYEAATRYAPWFLPAYVNLAELQRQGGDEVKAEATLRRALVAVPGDPGVLYALGLSVYRQQRALEAVDLLKQAAARGPEVPRYPFAYALALESQRKYDEALAVIDAALVRHPDNRDLLDAGLGIAQKASDVNRARGYVRRLLLVVPGDPALVQLARTLGVR; this is encoded by the coding sequence GTGCCCGATTCCGCCCGCCTGATGTCCCGCATCCGCGGCGCCTTCGTGGGCGCCGCCCTCGTCGCCGTGCTGACGGCCACCGGCTGTTCCTCCTCGCGTGAGCCGGCCAGCGTGGCCGGCGGCGGGACGGCCCCGGCGATGCTTGCCGCCTCGGCGACCTACGTCGGACGGGGCAGGTGCGTCACGTGTCACCAGGAGGAGAACGCCCGCTATCAGGGCTCGCACCATGATCTGGCGATGCAGGAGGCGACGCCGGCCACCGTGCTGGGCGACTTCTCGGATGCCACGTTCTCCTATGCCGGCACGGTCAGCCGGTTCACCACCCGCGACGGCAAGTACATCGTCACCACGGACGGGCCCGACGGGCGGGTGCGCGACTTCGAGGTGGCCTACGTCTTCGGTGTCTATCCGCTGCAGCAGTACCTGATCGGCTTCCCCGACGGGCGATACCAGGCGCTCAGCATCGCCTGGGACGCGCGGCCGAAGGCACAGGGCGGGCAGCGCTGGTACCACCTGTACCCGGACGAGAAGGTGACGCACACCGACGTCCTTCACTGGACCAGGTTCAGTCAGAACTGGAACGCGCAGTGCGCGACGTGCCACTCGACCAACCTCCGCAAGGCGTACGACCGCGCCACCGACACGTACAAGACGACGTGGTCGGAGCTCGACGTGTCGTGCGAGTCGTGTCACGGTCCGGCCTCGGCGCACGTAGCCTGGGCCGAGCGGCACGGCCCGGGCAAGGCCGATCCGTCGCTGTCGGCGACCGACCTGGGATTGACGGTGTCCCTGCGGGAGCGTCGCGGCGCGACGTGGACCATGCAGGGCACCAGGGGCATCGCGGCGCGGACGCCGGCGCCCGGTGCGACGCGCGCCGAGGTGGAGATCTGTGCGCCGTGCCACGCGCGCCGCGCCGAGCGCGTCGACGCCCACGTGCCGGGGCAGCCCCTCCTGATGTCCTATCGACCGACGTTCCTCTCCGCGGGGTTGTACCGGCCCGACGGGCAGATGGAGGACGAGGTCTACAACTACGGCTCGTTCCTCCAGAGCCGGATGCACGCCGCCGGCGTGACCTGCTCGGACTGCCACGATCCGCACAGCCTGAAGCAGAAGGGGGAGGGCAACGGGGTGTGCGCGCAGTGCCACCTGCCGACGACCTTCGATGTCAGGAGCCATCACGGGCACGAGCCGGGCACGCCGGGCGCGTCGTGCGTGGCCTGCCACATGCCCACGGTCACCTACATGGGCGTCGACGCGCGGCACGACCACAGCTTCCGCGTACCGCGCCCCGATTTCTCGGAGCGCTTCGGCACGCCCGACACCTGCACCTCGTGCCACAAGGGCAAGACGCCGGCCTGGGCGGCAGCGGCGCTCGACCGGTGGCGCACACCCGCCTGGCGGCAGCGCCCGCACTTCGCCCCCGCGTTCGCGGCGGCGGCGCAGGGCCGTGTCGATGCAGCCGGGCCGCTCAGGGCCATCGCGTCGGACGCCACCCAGCCGGCCATCACGAGAGCCACCGCGCTCGAGTGGCTCTCGGCCACCGCGCCCGAACAGGCCGAGCAGGCCCTCGATGCCCTGGCCCGCGATCCACAGCCGCTCGTGCGGCTGTCGGTGGCACAGGGCCTGTCCCGCCTCGAGCCGGCGGCGCGGGCCCGCGTCGGCGGCGCCCTGCTCGAGGACCCGATGCGGGTCATCCGCCTCGATGCAGCCTCGGCGCTGGCCGGGGAGCCGGCACAGTGGCTGCCGGCCGGCCAGCGGGCGGCGCTCGAACGCGCGATGGCGGACCTGCGGACGTCGGAGGTCTTCAACGGCGATCGGCCGGAGTCGTACGTCAACCTGGCGCTCATGGAGGAGCGCCGCGGCAACGTGGCGGGTGCCATCGCCGAGTACGAGGCGGCCACCAGATACGCCCCCTGGTTCCTCCCGGCCTACGTCAACCTCGCGGAGCTGCAGCGGCAGGGCGGCGACGAGGTCAAGGCGGAGGCCACGCTTCGCCGGGCGCTGGTCGCCGTTCCCGGCGATCCCGGTGTCCTCTACGCCCTCGGCCTCTCGGTGTATCGCCAGCAGCGAGCCCTCGAGGCGGTCGACCTCCTGAAGCAGGCCGCGGCGCGCGGGCCGGAGGTGCCGCGGTATCCCTTCGCTTACGCGTTGGCCCTGGAATCCCAGCGCAAGTACGACGAGGCGCTCGCGGTGATCGACGCCGCCCTGGTGCGTCATCCCGACAACCGTGACCTGCTCGACGCGGGCCTGGGGATCGCCCAGAAGGCCTCCGACGTGAACCGCGCGCGCGGGTACGTGCGCCGGCTGCTGCTGGTCGTCCCCGGCGACCCTGCCTTGGTCCAGTTGGCAAGGACCCTCGGGGTGCGGTGA
- a CDS encoding ATP-binding protein, with translation MSPTRLARLFGLLAVSLSWIVAGTAHAEAAKRVLVLYSVGRLLPAVLEFDRGFRAELPHPPGQEVEIYEEFLDAARFNGAEYDDALADHLIRKYRHLRPDVVVAAAREALAFVLRRRDQLPPGVAVVHAVTTREDLVRLGPLPPGVVGVPTEDVFARTVAQALRWHPQATRVVVVVGRRVLRDRIWYERVLAEQARLPPRAKVEVLADLPTAEVVARLGALGDDAVVFTPGFQQDGAGVFMTPFESVKAMRAATRAPVYGASSTFLEAGITGGYWADFESQGREAGRAVSQLLAGTAASALRVPSTVPAVMHANWRELRRFGIRDGAVPAATVVHFREPSLWERDRNQVLGALGVIAVQTVLIAGLLWERRRRREAESSVAQSRLELAHASRLAVAGELAAALAHEINQPLGAILSNADTAELILESGAGKPELLRQILADIRRDDVRASEVIKRLRTLLRKNEVERLPVVLDEIVADCELVLRSEARRRGAALTVTTPVERSTVLADRIQIQQVLINLVLNAFDATADLPEARRTVTISVQRHAADVSVSVRDLGPGITAVPVDKVFDSFFTTKRTGMGLGLSIARSIVEAHRGRIGAANVDGGGAVFTMVLPYAVVDPGVGRAA, from the coding sequence ATGTCACCCACGCGCCTCGCGCGCCTGTTCGGCCTGCTTGCCGTGTCCCTGTCGTGGATCGTCGCGGGGACCGCGCACGCCGAGGCGGCCAAGCGGGTCCTTGTCCTCTACTCCGTGGGCCGACTGCTGCCGGCGGTCCTCGAGTTCGATCGGGGCTTCCGTGCAGAACTCCCGCACCCGCCCGGGCAGGAGGTCGAGATCTACGAGGAGTTCCTCGACGCCGCGCGCTTCAACGGCGCCGAGTACGACGACGCGCTCGCCGATCACCTCATACGCAAGTATCGCCACCTCCGGCCCGATGTCGTCGTGGCGGCGGCGCGCGAGGCCCTCGCCTTCGTGCTCCGGAGGCGCGACCAGTTGCCGCCGGGCGTCGCCGTGGTGCACGCCGTGACCACCCGAGAGGATCTCGTGCGACTCGGCCCCCTGCCGCCAGGCGTCGTCGGCGTGCCGACCGAGGACGTGTTCGCCAGGACCGTGGCGCAGGCACTCCGCTGGCATCCGCAGGCGACGCGCGTGGTGGTCGTCGTCGGCCGGCGCGTGCTGCGCGACCGGATCTGGTACGAGCGCGTCCTGGCCGAGCAGGCTCGCCTGCCCCCCCGCGCGAAGGTCGAGGTGCTGGCCGACCTGCCGACCGCCGAGGTCGTCGCGCGCCTCGGCGCTCTTGGCGATGACGCCGTGGTGTTCACGCCCGGCTTCCAGCAGGATGGGGCCGGCGTGTTCATGACCCCCTTCGAGTCGGTGAAGGCGATGCGTGCGGCGACGCGCGCCCCCGTCTACGGCGCCTCCAGCACATTCCTCGAGGCGGGAATCACCGGAGGCTACTGGGCCGATTTCGAGTCGCAGGGACGCGAGGCGGGGCGTGCGGTCTCGCAGTTGCTGGCCGGTACGGCCGCCTCGGCCCTCCGAGTCCCCTCGACCGTGCCGGCAGTGATGCACGCCAACTGGCGGGAGTTGCGTCGGTTCGGCATCCGCGACGGGGCGGTGCCGGCAGCAACGGTGGTGCACTTCCGTGAGCCGTCCCTGTGGGAGCGCGACCGGAACCAGGTGTTGGGCGCGCTGGGCGTGATCGCCGTGCAGACGGTGCTCATCGCCGGCCTGCTGTGGGAGCGTCGCCGTCGTCGCGAGGCCGAGAGCAGCGTCGCGCAGTCGCGCCTGGAACTGGCGCACGCCTCGCGGCTGGCCGTGGCCGGCGAACTCGCCGCGGCGCTGGCCCACGAGATCAACCAGCCCCTCGGCGCCATCCTGAGCAACGCCGACACGGCGGAACTGATCCTGGAGTCGGGTGCAGGGAAGCCGGAACTGCTGCGGCAGATCCTGGCCGATATCCGACGCGACGATGTACGGGCCAGCGAGGTGATCAAGCGCTTGCGAACCCTGCTGCGGAAGAACGAGGTCGAGCGCCTGCCGGTCGTGCTCGACGAGATCGTCGCCGACTGCGAATTGGTGCTGCGCTCGGAGGCGCGGCGGCGAGGTGCCGCCCTCACCGTCACCACGCCGGTCGAGCGCTCCACGGTGCTGGCCGACCGCATCCAGATCCAGCAGGTGCTCATCAACCTCGTGCTCAACGCCTTCGACGCCACGGCCGACCTGCCGGAAGCACGCCGGACGGTGACGATCAGCGTGCAGCGGCACGCCGCCGACGTCAGCGTCTCGGTGCGCGACCTGGGGCCGGGCATCACGGCCGTCCCGGTGGACAAGGTCTTCGACTCGTTCTTCACCACGAAGCGGACCGGTATGGGCCTGGGTCTTTCCATCGCCCGCAGCATCGTCGAGGCCCATCGCGGCCGTATCGGCGCGGCCAACGTCGACGGCGGCGGCGCGGTCTTCACGATGGTGCTGCCGTACGCGGTCGTCGATCCGGGTGTGGGGAGGGCGGCATGA
- a CDS encoding response regulator transcription factor: MSEVAVIHVVDDDESLRMALVRLLEALGHEARGYATTGDFLLHLPEDRHGCVLLDVQLPGPSGLELQAGLHGKGVALPVIVMTGHPDVAASVAAMKAGAVDFLTKPIDRAALVEAVGHALRRDTERRAAAGAAAALKRLFEGLSPIERNVFDGIVMGRLNKQIADDLRIAERTVKLHRARLMEKLGVDSAAALGRLAERLAQAGGQ; this comes from the coding sequence ATGAGCGAGGTGGCCGTGATCCACGTGGTCGACGACGACGAGTCGCTGCGGATGGCGCTGGTGCGCCTCCTCGAGGCGCTGGGGCACGAGGCGCGCGGCTACGCGACGACCGGGGACTTCCTGTTGCACTTGCCGGAGGACCGCCACGGCTGCGTGCTGCTCGACGTGCAGTTGCCCGGCCCGTCCGGACTGGAGTTGCAGGCGGGGCTGCACGGCAAGGGCGTCGCCCTGCCGGTGATCGTGATGACCGGTCACCCGGACGTGGCGGCGAGCGTCGCGGCGATGAAGGCGGGGGCCGTCGACTTCCTGACCAAGCCGATCGACAGGGCCGCGTTGGTCGAGGCCGTCGGGCATGCCCTGAGACGGGACACGGAACGGCGCGCCGCTGCCGGCGCCGCCGCGGCGCTCAAGCGCCTGTTCGAAGGGCTCTCCCCAATCGAGCGGAACGTCTTCGACGGCATCGTGATGGGTCGCTTGAACAAGCAGATCGCCGACGACCTGCGCATCGCTGAACGAACCGTCAAGCTGCATCGAGCCCGACTGATGGAGAAGCTGGGTGTCGACTCGGCGGCGGCACTCGGGCGCCTGGCAGAGCGGCTGGCACAGGCGGGCGGCCAATGA
- a CDS encoding response regulator transcription factor: protein MTGSPVVIVVDDDDSLRDAMRRLLEAAGFTPMAYPCGEALIAEGVTPEAACVVTDLKLPGMTGLDLLARLKTLRPGLPVVLITAHDDPATREHALQHGASAYIAKPFRGTALLQVITSVLVRA, encoded by the coding sequence ATGACCGGCAGTCCGGTGGTCATCGTGGTGGACGACGACGACAGCCTGCGGGACGCGATGCGTCGACTGCTCGAGGCGGCCGGGTTCACGCCCATGGCGTATCCTTGTGGCGAGGCGCTCATCGCCGAGGGAGTGACTCCCGAGGCCGCGTGCGTCGTCACCGATCTGAAGCTGCCGGGCATGACCGGGCTCGACCTGCTCGCCCGCCTCAAGACGCTCCGGCCGGGGTTGCCCGTCGTGCTCATCACCGCGCACGACGACCCGGCGACCCGTGAGCACGCCCTGCAGCACGGCGCGTCGGCGTACATCGCCAAGCCGTTTCGCGGTACCGCGCTGCTGCAGGTAATCACGTCGGTACTCGTTCGGGCCTAG